Sequence from the Maribacter algicola genome:
ACCGGACATTTGGGAAAGTTTAAACAGCGTATTCACCATATATTCCATTTTACGGCCAAAATTGTTTTGTAATTCCTTATCGTAACCGGTGCTTGCATAGGCTTGGGCAATTGCCGTAAGGTAATGCCCGGTGGCATGCCCCCTCAATTTAGTTTCTTGACTGTCCCAAACACCAAGAGGTTCGGCACCACTAGGTTGGGCTATTCCAAATGCGTTTCTAAACATATAGAGAAAGGCATCTGGATCGGTCTGTGCCAATGTGGATATAAATTTGTCCCTGTTTTCTATGAACTTGGTATCGTTACCCGCCAAGTCTTTGGTCAGGGAAACCTGTTCCAAGGTAAAGGAGGCCAACCGTTGATCAGGGCGTTTAATTTCCATGTTTTCTTTTACGGTTACCGTGGCCTTTGCTTTTAGCGGTGATCCCGGTATATTTCCTAGTATTTGATAGGTGCCAGGGCTTAGCACTTGTGCATTATCTTTAGGGGCTGGCCAGAGAATGCGTACTGCCGGCCCCTGTATATTATTGGTATATGTGCCCTTAACAAAACGGGGCAATCGTGGTAAGTGTCCCACCTGGGTGGTTACCTGAACATCTTCTATATTTTGTAAATAGGCGTTGTATAACTGCGGAACAGTATCGGGAAATTTTTGAAGGTCATCTTCGCTATCTTTTTTAGGTTTATTATTGGATGTTTCTGAGTTACCGGCACTCTCATAAATTCTTGAAACTTGTTTATGGCTTAAGGGAATGCGGTAGATTCTAAAATCATGTAACAGGCCAAAAAGGTAAGAATCATTGCCCGTTATTGATTTACCGATATATAATTTATTTTTTTGGTTGGATGCTTGAGCAAATAACTGTTCCAAGGCCACTGTTACATCATTGGCCGTATCCACAAGCTCACCATTTAGGTAGGTGCTAATTGCTTTTGATGGGGTGTTGATAACCATCGCTATATGGTACCATTGACCCGTTTCAAAAGCTTTTGACCCTATTCTGTACGAATGGCCGTTGCTTGTGTTGAGCACATTTTGTAACCCTTCCGTATCCATAGTGCCCATTGGTGCCAGATACATACGGGATGCATTGTTCTTACCAAAATCAAAGAAAAATTGACCTAATTTGTTCGTATGTAGCTTTACCCATCCGGTAATACTAAGGGATTCTTCTTGCAAAATGGCGTCGTGGGGCAGGGAAATAAAGTTTTTACCACTTTTGTTCAATGATAGTACCTTGCCAAATGTTTCGTCATGAACAAAAGAAGCGCCCGATCCTTCTATGGAGGCATGTAAATTGTTCCTGGACCAATCTTTTGCATCGCCATTAAAGAGATAACGTGCTATGAGTCCGGTTTCACCTATTCCGTCCAAAATTTGGTTGCCGTCCTGTGCAGAAGTTAAAAAAGAGGACAGGAATGAGACTACACTTAAAAAATAAATGATTGTACGGGTATATATCATTTTGTCAATTTCAATTTTCATGATAGCCTTGCCTAAAGGTTTTTTTTATATCTAATAGCTTGTAAAATTGACCTGAACGGGATTCATACAAGCGGTAAATTAGGTTTTATATACAGCTAGATTATTTCTTTGGCGTAGCCATATCAAGTACTAATTGTATGAAGCATAATAAATAAATGTATAAAATGCACTTATTTGTTTTTTATAAAGCCACAAAGAATAATCTAGAATAAAACTATTGATATTCTTACGCCTTTTAATAATCCATATTAACAGATACTGATACTATATTATCCTTAAACTGGAAATGTCAAATAAAAAAGTGAATTTTGAATAGAATTCAATTTTATGGTCCATATTTGATCCGTATAGGGAACCTTATGGATTATGAGGATATTGGTATGATAACATATCTAAAATATATCTGTAGCGTATACCATTGGTAGTGTTTACTTGATGATGTTGACGATAAGATCGGAATCTATCTAGAGTTGATTAACTTAATATTTAAATATTGAAAGTTTTACCGTTTAAAATTCCTAAACCTAGAAATGAAGCCCTTGTTTACCAAGTGGATAGGGAAGAGGCATTTTATGACCAACTGCATCAACATGGAGAAATACAGATAAGTTATATTCCCCAAGGCGAAGGTACTTTGATAGTCGGAGATTCAATAAATGAATACAAAGCGCACGATATTCTAGTCATTGGGGGCTTTGTGCCCCACGTTTTTAAGAGCGATACGGTTGCTTCTCCCAGATCGGAAATGCATACGCTCTTTTTTGACTTACATTCCTTTGGGAAGGATTTTTTTGAAATTGCGGACCTTTCGCTGACCAAAGAATTTTTTAAAAAATCTGAGTTGGGCATGAGGGTGCTTAGCAATACACAACAGATTATAGGAGAATTCCATAAACTAGCTTCCCAGAACAAAGTGGAACAGATAGCTACGTTGCTAACGATTATCAGTCTTGTAACAAAATCGAAAACGGCTTCCTTATCTTCTTTTGTCTATAAAAAATCTTTTTCCGATGATGAGGGAAAACGAATGAACAATGTGTACAAATATGCAATGGAACAGTATAGCGAGCCTATTAGTCTGGAAGAAATTTCAACTGTGGCCAACATGAGCCGCAATGCATTTTGTCGCTATTTTAAGAAGCGAACCAATAAAACATTTTTTCAATTTTTAATTGAAATAAGGATAGAGAATGCTTGTAAGCTAATTGTAAACAAACCAGAACTATCCATCTCATTGGTTTCCGAAGAATGTGGGTTCAATAACATTGCTAACTTCAACAGAAAGTTCAAGGAACTAAAGGGGTGTTCCCCAACGCAGTATCGCACACGGTTCTAAGAGGACAACCCAGGCATGAATTGTATTTTTTGTCTCAAGGGTGCAAAGTTCCTTTTCAAGGATGCCAAAAAAAAGCGAACGGTATACCGTTCGCTTTCCTGACTTAAACTAACCAACTCAAACAAATAAATTATTATATTTTTTAATATCCAGGGTTTTGGCTTAGGTTAGAATTGGTATTCAATTCTTCCAAACCAATTGGGAATATGGTGGTATAGTCTCCTTTTGGAGTATGGTTATACCAACTTTTGGTTTGGTATACCCCAAATCTTATCAAGTCTGTTCTCCTTCTGGCCTCACCGGCAAATTCCCATCCCAGTTCATCCAAAAAACGTCCGTAAGGTACGGTTGCTTGGTCTCCGGCATCGGCTATAGTGCCGTCCTCTGCCAAGGTTCCATATTGTACCGTTGTGTCCCCTTCCAGTTCTGCACCCGTTACGGTTGCATCGGCAAGGTCGTCAAATGAACGTGCACGTACTTGGGTGACAATTGATGCAGCCTCATCACTACTGCCCGTCCTAAGCAATGCCTCTGCTTTCATCATCAACACATCGGTATACCTTAAAAACGGAAAATCTACGCTAAGGCCCCCGGTAGCACCAGGTTCTATCTCATACTTGCCACATCTAAAACCATCTGTAAAATCACAATCGTAAATACTGGGCATTTCCTTTACCAATGTCATGACCACGCTACCATCAGAGGCACTTAACTGATCGCCCATTAACCAAGTATCGGACAAACGTTTATCGGTCGGGGAATAGCTATCAATGAATTGTGGGTTACAGCTAGAACCGCCCCAAGGTTGTGCTTGCATACCAAAGACCAGTCTGTGGTCCGGAAGTAACATCTTCATATGGGCGTTCCATTGTCCCGCAAATATTTGATCGTAGGGAATGGCAAAGACCAATTCGCTATTGCTCTCATTATCGGTACTAAAAATATCGGAATAACTTTCGGACAATTGGAAAGCGCCACTGTCTATTATTTCGTTGCATGCATCTATGACCTTGTCCCAATTAGTAGTACCTGCATATACTTCCGAGTTTAGGTAAACCCTTGCCAGTACATGATAAGCGGCCCATTTGGTCATACGGCCATAGGTACTGGTATCCACTGTTTCGGTAAGGCTAGGGATAACTTCCGTCAGCTCACTTACAATAAAGTTGTATACTTCTTCACGTGAGCTTTGAACGGGCAGGTCGTCCCCATAACTGGCTATGATGGGCACGTTGCCGTGAGAATCTACCAACATAGAATAGTATAGTGCCCTTAGGGCCCTCATTTCAGAAATAATGGAAGTAGCCTGCTCTGCACTAACCGGCAGTTGTTCTGATTCTATTTGTAAAATTACCCTGTTGGCGCTATTGATACCGTTAAAACAGTTGATCCATGTATTTCTAGGCTGCCATTGTGTTGAACTCCATTCATGAAAATGCATTCTTTTATAGGTGCCGCCATCGTCCCAACCGTTAGGTCGTGTAGGGGTAATGAACATATCGGCTGGTTCTTCCTGTAGGTCAAACCAACCTTGCCAGCCCATTACATAGCGCATTGGGGTATAGGCCGATGCCATGACCGATACTATATCAGATTCCGAGGGAACAAATGATGATTCCGTCACTTCTGAGAATACTTCCTCCTCCAAATCGGTACACCCTATGGGTACAAACAATGCACAAACCGCTAGGATCGATATTTTAGTTTTAAGTGTAGCCACTTTGTTTCTTATATTTTTCATAGTCGTTTAGTTTAGAATGTAAAATTGATACCTAGGGAAAAAGTTGTAATAGATGGGTATTTGTCCCGTTCATCATTACCGGGAGCCAATCCTTCCCTATTCACTTCGGGGTCAATACCCTTGTAGTCCGTAATGGTGGCCAAGTTCAGGCCAGAAGCATAGATCCGGAAGGTTTCTGCAAATTTAATGGCATCTTTCGGTAAGGTGTACCCGAGGGTAACGTTATCTATTTTAAGAAAATCGCCATCCTCTACATAGTAGCTTACAAAACGCTGCACATCTTGTAGTTCTGTCTTACCATAGACAAGATCATAGGCAGAATCCAAGGTATTGTAACTAACGGTTGGGTTTTCATAGAACATACGCGAAAAGTTGAGTATTTGATAATCCAGGGCACCCCTTAAGTTTAACA
This genomic interval carries:
- a CDS encoding AraC family transcriptional regulator, with protein sequence MKVLPFKIPKPRNEALVYQVDREEAFYDQLHQHGEIQISYIPQGEGTLIVGDSINEYKAHDILVIGGFVPHVFKSDTVASPRSEMHTLFFDLHSFGKDFFEIADLSLTKEFFKKSELGMRVLSNTQQIIGEFHKLASQNKVEQIATLLTIISLVTKSKTASLSSFVYKKSFSDDEGKRMNNVYKYAMEQYSEPISLEEISTVANMSRNAFCRYFKKRTNKTFFQFLIEIRIENACKLIVNKPELSISLVSEECGFNNIANFNRKFKELKGCSPTQYRTRF
- a CDS encoding RagB/SusD family nutrient uptake outer membrane protein yields the protein MKNIRNKVATLKTKISILAVCALFVPIGCTDLEEEVFSEVTESSFVPSESDIVSVMASAYTPMRYVMGWQGWFDLQEEPADMFITPTRPNGWDDGGTYKRMHFHEWSSTQWQPRNTWINCFNGINSANRVILQIESEQLPVSAEQATSIISEMRALRALYYSMLVDSHGNVPIIASYGDDLPVQSSREEVYNFIVSELTEVIPSLTETVDTSTYGRMTKWAAYHVLARVYLNSEVYAGTTNWDKVIDACNEIIDSGAFQLSESYSDIFSTDNESNSELVFAIPYDQIFAGQWNAHMKMLLPDHRLVFGMQAQPWGGSSCNPQFIDSYSPTDKRLSDTWLMGDQLSASDGSVVMTLVKEMPSIYDCDFTDGFRCGKYEIEPGATGGLSVDFPFLRYTDVLMMKAEALLRTGSSDEAASIVTQVRARSFDDLADATVTGAELEGDTTVQYGTLAEDGTIADAGDQATVPYGRFLDELGWEFAGEARRRTDLIRFGVYQTKSWYNHTPKGDYTTIFPIGLEELNTNSNLSQNPGY